A window of Rhododendron vialii isolate Sample 1 chromosome 11a, ASM3025357v1 contains these coding sequences:
- the LOC131308470 gene encoding glycerol-3-phosphate acyltransferase 9-like: MTQFNTSSSELDFDRPNIEDYLPSGSIQEPRGKIRLCDLLDISPTLREAAGAIVDDSFTRCFKSIPVEPWNWNVYLFPLWCLGVVVRYLILFPARVLVLTVGWIIFLSAYFLVHFVLKGNDKLRKKLERCLVELICSFFVASWTGVIKYHGPRPSMRPKQVFVANHTSMIDFIILEQMTAFAVIMQKHPGWVGLLQSTVLESVGCIWFNRSEAKDREIVARKLRDHVHGADNNPLLIFPEGTCVNNHYSVMFKKGAFELGCTVCPIAIKYNKIFVDAFWNSRKQSFTRHLLQLMTSWAVVCDVWYLEPQNLKPGETPIEFAERVRDVISVRAGLKMVPWDGYLKYSRPSPKHRERKQQSFAELVMAVPGGKIK; the protein is encoded by the exons ATGACTCAATTTAACACATCGAGCTCCGAATTAGACTTCGATAGGCCAAACATTGAAGATTATCTCCCCTCAGGATCCATCCAAGAACCTCGTGGCAAGATTCGCTT ATGTGATCTACTTGACATTTCACCAACTCTGAGAGAGGCGGCCGGTGCTATTGTTGAC GACTCTTTCACTCGTTGTTTCAAGTCAATTCCTGTTGAACCTTGGAACTGGAATGTGTATTTGTTTCCACTCTGGTGTTTGGGGGTGGTTGTTAGATATCTGATTCTTTTTCCAGCGAG GGTTCTAGTACTGACAGTGGGATGGATAATATTTCTTTCAGCCTACTTTTTGGTGCATTTTGTGTTGAAAGGGAATGATAAGTTGAGGAAAAAGCTGGAG AGGTGTTTGGTGGAGTTAATTTGCAGCTTTTTTGTTGCATCATGGACGGGGGTTATCAAGTACCATGGACCACGACCTAGCATGCGGCCTAAGCAG GTCTTTGTGGCGAATCACACTTCTATGATTGACTTCATTATTCTAGAGCAGATGACTGCATTTGCTGTGATTATGCAGAAGCATCCTGGGTGGGTTG gACTGTTGCAAAGCACTGTTTTGGAGAGTGTTGGATGCATCTGGTTCAATCGCTCGGAGGCAAAGGATCGTGAAATAGTTGCAAGAAA GTTGAGAGACCATGTTCACGGAGCTGATAATAATCCTCTTCTTATATTCCCTGAAGGAACCTGTGTAAATAATCACTATAGTGTCATGTTCAAAAAG GGTGCCTTTGAACTTGGCTGCACTGTTTGCCCAATTGCAATCAAGTATAACAAAATTTTTGTGGATGCCTTTTGGAACAGTAGAAA GCAATCCTTCACAAGGCATCTACTGCAGCTTATGACGTCGTGGGCTGTTGTTTGTGATGTGTGGTACTTGGAGCCTCAAAATCTAAAGCCTGGAGAGACACCCATTGAATTTGCAGAAAG GGTTAGGGACGTGATTTCAGTTCGAGCAGGTCTCAAAATGGTTCCGtgggatggatatttaaaataCTCTCGCCCTAGCCCCAAGCATAGGGAGAGGAA GCAACAAAGCTTTGCAGAGTTAGTGATGGCGGTGCctggaggaaaaataaaatag
- the LOC131308280 gene encoding lysM domain-containing GPI-anchored protein 2-like isoform X1, which produces MGFFATALLAVFFAYAAAIALTVESFNCSGSSGTTCNGLVGYVPANATTLSNITTLFAIQNSLNSLLGANNFPLTTAPNQSVSAQQTVRIPFPCICRNGTGYPVNPPVHTVVSGDTMSNIATVVFSGLVTYQQIQAFNNVTDASLILIGQELKIPLPCSCDEVGGERVVHYGYAVESGDTVGGIAQEFNTTEETLLALNGLSSPKNLLANVPLDVPLKACTTMVGNNSLDYPLLVANGTYIFTAGDCVMCSCNAANNWTLQCEPSQAQSTLWTTCPSLQCQGAESLYIGNTTTSSCNRTSCTYAGYNNQTISTTLTSLSTCPVSGNPPAPPASDGNIYVPKFSLQGQSWSFVLMFIHLVLLYLHLT; this is translated from the exons ATGGGGTTCTTCGCTACGGCGCTTCTCGCCGTATTCTTCGCATATGCCGCCGCCATTGCATTAACAGTCGAGTCATTCAACTGCAGCGGCAGCTCAGGAACCACCTGCAATGGCCTAGTCGGCTACGTGCCCGCAAACGCCACCACTCTCTCCAACATAACAACCCTCTTCGCCATCCAAAACAGCCTCAACTCCCTCCTCGGCGCCAACAACTTCCCCCTCACCACCGCACCCAACCAATCCGTCTCTGCCCAACAGACCGTCAGAATCCCATTCCCCTGCATCTGCAGAAACGGCACCGGATACCCCGTGAATCCCCCGGTGCACACGGTGGTGTCCGGCGACACCATGTCCAATATAGCGACGGTGGTGTTCTCGGGACTGGTGACGTACCAGCAGATCCAGGCTTTTAACAATGTGACGGATGCGAGCTTGATTTTGATCGGGCAGGAATTGAAGATCCCGTTACCGTGTAGCTGTGATGAAGTTGGGGGAGAGAGGGTTGTACATTATGGATACGCGGTGGAATCCGGTGACACGGTGGGAGGGATTGCTCAGGAGTTCAATACCACAGAGGAGACCCTGCTTGCTCTTAATGGCCTTAGCTCTCCCAAAAATCTCTTGGCTAATGTTCCTCTTGACGTTCCCCTTAAAG CTTGTACAACCATGGTGGGCAATAACTCACTAGATTACCCTTTACTCGTGGCTAACGGCACCTACATCTTCACTGCTGGCGATTGTGTGATGTGCAGTTGCAATGCAGCAAACAACTGGAC ATTACAATGTGAGCCGTCCCAAGCTCAATCAACTCTCTGGACAACGTGCCCTTCTTTGCAATGCCAAGGCGCAGAGAGCTTATACATTGGAAACACCACAACTTCAAGTTGTAATCGCACGTCGTGCACATATGCCGGTTACAATAACCAAACCATCTCCACAACCCTCACGTCATTGTCCACTTGCCCAG TTTCTGGTAATCCTCCAGCTCCACCGGCTTCTGATGGTAATATCTATGTTCCAAAATTTAGTTTGCAAGGCCAGAGTTGGAGCTTCGTTCTCATGTTCATCCACTTGGTGTTGCTGTATCTTCACCTTACGTAG
- the LOC131308280 gene encoding lysM domain-containing GPI-anchored protein 2-like isoform X2: MGFFATALLAVFFAYAAAIALTVESFNCSGSSGTTCNGLVGYVPANATTLSNITTLFAIQNSLNSLLGANNFPLTTAPNQSVSAQQTVRIPFPCICRNGTGYPVNPPVHTVVSGDTMSNIATVVFSGLVTYQQIQAFNNVTDASLILIGQELKIPLPCSCDEVGGERVVHYGYAVESGDTVGGIAQEFNTTEETLLALNGLSSPKNLLANVPLDVPLKACTTMVGNNSLDYPLLVANGTYIFTAGDCVMCSCNAANNWTLQCEPSQAQSTLWTTCPSLQCQGAESLYIGNTTTSSCNRTSCTYAGYNNQTISTTLTSLSTCPASDGNIYVPKFSLQGQSWSFVLMFIHLVLLYLHLT, translated from the exons ATGGGGTTCTTCGCTACGGCGCTTCTCGCCGTATTCTTCGCATATGCCGCCGCCATTGCATTAACAGTCGAGTCATTCAACTGCAGCGGCAGCTCAGGAACCACCTGCAATGGCCTAGTCGGCTACGTGCCCGCAAACGCCACCACTCTCTCCAACATAACAACCCTCTTCGCCATCCAAAACAGCCTCAACTCCCTCCTCGGCGCCAACAACTTCCCCCTCACCACCGCACCCAACCAATCCGTCTCTGCCCAACAGACCGTCAGAATCCCATTCCCCTGCATCTGCAGAAACGGCACCGGATACCCCGTGAATCCCCCGGTGCACACGGTGGTGTCCGGCGACACCATGTCCAATATAGCGACGGTGGTGTTCTCGGGACTGGTGACGTACCAGCAGATCCAGGCTTTTAACAATGTGACGGATGCGAGCTTGATTTTGATCGGGCAGGAATTGAAGATCCCGTTACCGTGTAGCTGTGATGAAGTTGGGGGAGAGAGGGTTGTACATTATGGATACGCGGTGGAATCCGGTGACACGGTGGGAGGGATTGCTCAGGAGTTCAATACCACAGAGGAGACCCTGCTTGCTCTTAATGGCCTTAGCTCTCCCAAAAATCTCTTGGCTAATGTTCCTCTTGACGTTCCCCTTAAAG CTTGTACAACCATGGTGGGCAATAACTCACTAGATTACCCTTTACTCGTGGCTAACGGCACCTACATCTTCACTGCTGGCGATTGTGTGATGTGCAGTTGCAATGCAGCAAACAACTGGAC ATTACAATGTGAGCCGTCCCAAGCTCAATCAACTCTCTGGACAACGTGCCCTTCTTTGCAATGCCAAGGCGCAGAGAGCTTATACATTGGAAACACCACAACTTCAAGTTGTAATCGCACGTCGTGCACATATGCCGGTTACAATAACCAAACCATCTCCACAACCCTCACGTCATTGTCCACTTGCCCA GCTTCTGATGGTAATATCTATGTTCCAAAATTTAGTTTGCAAGGCCAGAGTTGGAGCTTCGTTCTCATGTTCATCCACTTGGTGTTGCTGTATCTTCACCTTACGTAG